The sequence aTGTTGAACATGTCCGATTTAAGAAACAGTTTGTATGTCATtggaaaatggaaaaaaagaattatttgaAAGAACGACCAATTCAATTTCCTTTCTGGGTCattcttctttattattttgcTGATGTAGTTTTATTCTCGAGATTCTAAcatgttttaacatttgataCTCATCGTACCACTTGATTCTTTTTTGTCTGATTCATAAAACTATGTAAAATccattatgacagttgttattcatttaatGATGTGTTCGAGCTTTCGATTTGCCaattgattagggacttttcgtattttgtgattttctcTTTTCACTACACTCATGTAGTAACATTAATTTATACTATACACGAATGAATAGTAAGTATACTTCCACAAGACTCACGATTAGTAATGCATCActagaagaagaaaaatcatgaaaagttataaattgtaattgatattcTACGACTTTCATGAAACAATATATGACAGCGAAATTTTCATTTCTATCAAATATTATCAACTCATTCAAATGCCTATACAGTATAGTCAATATAATATTTGTGAATTAAAGCGTAACGGACATAAACCGTAACGGACATAAACCTTATAAAAACTAATGTGTAGATCATACGTGTGCTAATAATGTCCTTCTTTTTACCCATTAGGCCTTCTTTTGCCTTTAAGAATAATTATCATCGGactttttcttcaaaaaaagcCTCAGAAGAATCCATTATACATTATATGACCTTGTGACTGGACTTATTCTTAAAGGTAAATGTTTACTTCACCATAACAACAACAGCCTCACAACATATAGTTTATGTTTGAAAACAATAGAATATGaacttttatcattaaaatatgaactgtaatcattaaaacatatttttttctaattttaaactaaaaaggttaatttttttcaattaccaGACTTATAAAATACACACAGTTTGGATTGTAATAATTTAAATCACCTTTGTCACAAACAAATGGATTGAagtaattattgattttattcattaaatatcGGTCGATCATTAATACCAGTTTGTTGACAGCACTCTCTTACAGTGATGTGTGTATATTAATCCTCGGTGACAAGTTCGAAGATTCAACACTCGCGATGGGTGGAAAAGTATGCACGGGACGTGGTACAACGCCAGATGATTTTGATAAACAAGTGGAATATTTAAGGTCGAAGTTTAAACTTACAGATGAGCAAATCGCTCAATATAAAGCATTTTTCAATGACTTCTCGGAACataagaaaacaattgaaagaGATAACTTCCAGAAAGTTTATCAAATATTGTACAGGAATGAAGACGCTGCTGAGTTTGCTGATAGGGTTTTCGATGCCTTTGACACTAACCAAAGCGGAAGTGTAGATTTTGTGGAATTTGCAGCAGGTTTAACAATGATGGACAGCAAACAAACAGAACAGAAAATATCAATAGCGTTTAATATGTTTGACAAAGACGGCAGTAATGCACTAAGTGAACAAGAAGTTACTGATATGATCACGGTAAGTGTAATAattgtaaacatatatatatgttatttattcAGGTAGTTCAGAAATTTATTACGGTCAGTTATCCTTCTTCTTCTTCCAAGTGATGAACTGAATTGAATCACATATGGTTCCTCGGAAACAGTATCGGGCAACACTGTTCGTCTTTGTAACGTTCGCTATTGCCAAATTAAACCTGtatcaaatatacaattaaaactatATTCTTTGCTGTGCTAACAGCCTTCTATTTAGAGCCACGATTCGAACGCGGGGTTCATAATTTGATACCAGTtccaaaataagagaaaatGCTATAAATGACCAGAATCCGCCAATAGCGAACTTATTTGAGGATCGGGAACATGAAAGATTTCTTTCACAGTCAGTGTTGCACATCTAGCTAAGAATTTTTAGTTGCAATGAAAATACTCATGGAATGAACTGAAATTGCTATATTTTTGTCAAAcgtaatttttaacatttaatgtttgtgtcatacattgaaaaataaaaaaaaaacatatatatatttaattatcgctattttgtgcatttttccttagatctttttttgtgataatttttcatatcatgctactcgcttgagatggaaaattatcgctagaaactaagcaaGCActtggcgttgctaacgaaattgacatgaaattgacaacgtcgtcataggtaaaatagtgaTAAACAAATTATGATAATCTATAAAGATTGAAcagaaattaattatataatgattacatttattttcgtttcaATTTTCAGGCATATTATAAGCTACTTGGAcctcatatttcaatatcaccAGTTGAAGTAGCGCACGAGCTATTCGAGAAAATGGACCTTAACAGTGATCAGAAAGTGACATACGATGAATTTACAACAACAGCAAAAAATGATCCCAAAGTACTAGCAATTCTAGATCCACAAGTGTAACTCTGACTGTGACAATCGAACAGTGATATAAGTAAACTTGCATACATTAATTCAAAGTTAAAGTTGCTTACATCCACGTCTATTCGAGTTTGGTGGATAAGTGTCGCATTGTTCACATctgcttatttttatattgaaaatatatgtatacatgtttgCACGCAAGAACTGCTTATGTACGCGCCACTAATAAACTAACAGGTTTTATAGACTTGAAAATAAAAGATCGAATATAAATTTTCGTCTACATACATAGTAACTGTTAAAGGGCcattagctgtcaaattcatctTCACCGATTTGGCTCAAATTcccatatttgatttataacaatgttaaacattcatacaaactataaaaaaaaatataaaataaacaatttgcaGGGTATCGACTCAATTATATGTAGCTTTGTGTTGTGTGTATCTAAGTCTAAACGCCATCTAATTCAGTATCGAGTTGACTTCGGACGACCTCCGATGATCACATAAAcgacataaacataaatatagatataaatagatatcaaAATCGTGCAATTTCTCTGGGTCTGTTTGGTTTAACTTTAaagattataaatatattttaatcatcGGTTCTAACTGTAAACGATTTCATTTGTTTGTGGATCGGATAATTCAATCTAATGATTCACCTTTCTTTCACTttaaatgttgacatttttttcttcttttttctttaaataatttaacacG is a genomic window of Mytilus trossulus isolate FHL-02 chromosome 1, PNRI_Mtr1.1.1.hap1, whole genome shotgun sequence containing:
- the LOC134694565 gene encoding neurocalcin homolog, with the translated sequence MGGKVCTGRGTTPDDFDKQVEYLRSKFKLTDEQIAQYKAFFNDFSEHKKTIERDNFQKVYQILYRNEDAAEFADRVFDAFDTNQSGSVDFVEFAAGLTMMDSKQTEQKISIAFNMFDKDGSNALSEQEVTDMITAYYKLLGPHISISPVEVAHELFEKMDLNSDQKVTYDEFTTTAKNDPKVLAILDPQV